A DNA window from Pseudoalteromonas spongiae UST010723-006 contains the following coding sequences:
- a CDS encoding pirin family protein, with the protein MITLRKANERGGADYGWLKSKHTFSFANYYDPKHMGFSALRVINDDVVAPGAGFDTHGHRDMEIISYVLSGTIEHKDSAGNIKTLPVGEFQLMSAGKGIFHSEYNASNEEELRFLQIWIEPNSFGDKPGYQQKDFGKDVGLTTIVTPDGENGTLAIKQDAKLHQLILEPKQQYIFESNNAPVYVHQVSGSTLVNAIQIESGDGAKVLDETELVFENVSNTPATLIIFELPQV; encoded by the coding sequence ATGATCACACTTAGAAAAGCAAATGAGCGCGGCGGCGCTGACTATGGCTGGCTTAAGAGCAAACATACTTTCTCTTTTGCAAATTACTACGACCCAAAACACATGGGCTTTTCAGCCCTTCGTGTTATCAATGATGATGTTGTGGCACCGGGCGCTGGGTTTGATACCCATGGCCACCGCGATATGGAAATTATTAGCTATGTATTGTCAGGCACCATTGAACATAAAGACAGTGCGGGCAATATCAAAACGCTTCCTGTGGGTGAATTTCAGTTAATGTCGGCAGGCAAAGGGATTTTTCACAGTGAATACAATGCATCAAATGAAGAAGAGCTTAGATTTTTACAAATCTGGATTGAGCCGAATAGTTTTGGCGACAAACCCGGTTATCAACAAAAAGATTTTGGTAAAGACGTTGGTTTAACGACGATTGTGACGCCAGATGGCGAAAATGGCACGCTTGCGATAAAACAGGATGCAAAGCTACATCAACTGATCCTTGAGCCAAAACAGCAGTATATATTTGAATCAAATAATGCACCTGTGTATGTACATCAAGTTTCAGGCAGCACTCTAGTGAATGCTATTCAAATTGAAAGTGGTGATGGTGCAAAAGTGTTAGATGAAACTGAATTAGTATTTGAAAACGTATCTAACACCCCAGCGACATTAATTATTTTTGAATTACCACAGGTTTAA
- a CDS encoding glutathione S-transferase family protein, with product MGLLVEGKWHDKWYDTKNSKGKFEREAAQLRNWLTKDGEAGPSGTNGFAAESGRYHLYVSLACPWAHRTLIFRALKGLEQHISVSVVSPDMLEHGWKFDKTQHSTGDALFDFDYMHQIYTRNNANYSGRVTVPVLWDKKQNCIVSNESSEIIRMFNTAFNHLTGNEHDYYPLHLRAEIDEINEFVYHNINNGVYKAGFATTQDAYEGAYIALFNALDKVEAILAKQRYLVGTQITEADWRLFTTLIRFDAVYFSHFKCNQRQLESYPNIANYIRELYQVTGVAETVDFYHIKRHYYFSHTMINPTQVVPVGPKVDYSSAHNRSSL from the coding sequence ATGGGATTATTAGTTGAAGGTAAATGGCACGATAAGTGGTACGACACCAAAAACAGTAAAGGTAAATTCGAACGTGAAGCTGCGCAATTACGTAATTGGTTAACAAAAGACGGTGAAGCAGGCCCTTCAGGTACAAATGGGTTTGCAGCAGAATCTGGCCGATATCATTTATATGTATCACTGGCGTGTCCGTGGGCGCACCGCACCCTTATTTTTCGCGCATTAAAAGGGCTAGAACAGCATATTTCTGTATCAGTTGTAAGCCCAGATATGTTAGAGCATGGTTGGAAATTTGATAAAACGCAGCACAGCACGGGCGATGCATTATTTGATTTTGATTATATGCATCAAATATATACGCGTAATAACGCAAACTACAGCGGCCGTGTTACTGTGCCAGTGCTGTGGGACAAAAAACAAAACTGTATCGTCAGCAATGAGTCGTCAGAGATTATTCGCATGTTTAATACCGCCTTTAATCATTTAACAGGCAACGAGCATGACTATTACCCTCTGCATTTACGTGCTGAAATTGATGAAATTAACGAATTTGTTTATCACAATATTAATAACGGGGTATACAAAGCGGGTTTTGCTACCACACAAGACGCATATGAAGGGGCGTATATTGCGCTTTTTAATGCCCTTGATAAAGTTGAAGCCATTTTAGCTAAACAGCGCTACTTGGTGGGTACACAAATTACCGAGGCAGACTGGCGTTTGTTCACTACCTTAATTCGATTTGATGCGGTTTATTTTTCACACTTTAAATGTAATCAACGTCAGCTTGAGTCGTATCCGAACATAGCAAACTATATTCGCGAGCTTTATCAAGTGACGGGCGTGGCTGAAACGGTCGATTTTTATCATATTAAACGCCATTACTATTTTAGCCATACCATGATTAACCCAACGCAAGTGGTACCCGTTGGGCCAAAAGTGGATTACAGCAGCGCGCATAATCGTTCGTCACTTTAA